A genomic segment from Aegilops tauschii subsp. strangulata cultivar AL8/78 chromosome 1, Aet v6.0, whole genome shotgun sequence encodes:
- the LOC109766166 gene encoding peroxidase 1, producing MASRAMMVAVLLAAVAATCARAQLHEKFYGETCPSVEDVVRKEMVRALSLAPSLAGPLLRMHFHDCFVRGCDGSVLLDSANKTAEKDAKPNQTLRGFDFVEKVKAAVEKACPDTVSCADILALMARDAVWLSKGPFWEVPLGRRDGSVSISNETNQLPPPTANFTVLTQLFAAKNLDSKDLVVLSAGHTIGTSHCFSFSDRLYNFTGRVNPTDIDPTLEPQYMAKLRNKCTSLNDNTTLVEMDPGSFRTFDLAYFKNVVKRRGLFHSDGALLTNAFTRAYVERHAGGSYKEEFFADFAASMIKMGNADVLTGSQGEIRKKCNVPNH from the exons ATGGCGTCGAGGGCTATGATGGTGGCGGTGCTGCtcgcggcggtggcggcgacgtGCGCGCGGGCGCAGCTGCATGAGAAGTTCTACGGCGAGACGTGCCCCAGCGTGGAGGACGTCGTGAGGAAGGAGATGGTGAGGGCGCTGTCACTTGCGCCCAGCCTCGCCGGGCCGCTCCTCCGGATGCACTTCCACGACTGCTTCGTCAGG GGGTGCGACGGCTCGGTTCTGCTGGACTCGGCCAACAAGACGGCGGAGAAGGACGCGAAGCCGAACCAGACGCTCCGTGGCTTCGACTTCGTCGAGAAGGTGAAGGCCGCCGTGGAGAAGGCCTGCCCTGACACCGTCTCCTGCGCCGACATACTCGCCCTCATGGCCAGGGATGCAGTCTGGCTG AGCAAGGGCCCATTCTGGGAAGTTCCTTTGGGCCGGCGTGACGGCAGCGTGTCCATCTCCAACGAGACCAACCAGCTGCCACCCCCGACCGCCAACTTCACCGTGCTCACCCAGCTCTTCGCCGCCAAGAACCTCGACTCCAAGGACCTCGTCGTCCTCTCCGCCGGGCACACCATCGGGACGTCGCACTGCTTCTCCTTCTCCGACCGTCTCTACAACTTCACCGGCAGGGTGAACCCCACCGACATTGACCCCACACTGGAACCGCAGTACATGGCGAAGCTGAGGAACAAGTGCACCAGCCTCAACGACAACACCACCCTCGTGGAGATGGACCCCGGGAGCTTCAGGACCTTCGACCTCGCCTACTTCAAGAACGTCGTCAAGCGGAGGGGCCTCTTCCACTCCGACGGCGCGCTGCTCACCAACGCCTTCACCCGCGCCTACGTCGAGCGCCATGCCGGCGGCAGCTACAAGGAGGAGTTCTTCGCCGACTTCGCCGCCTCCATGATCAAGATGGGCAACGCCGACGTGCTCACTGGGAGCCAGGGCGAGATCAGGAAGAAGTGCAACGTACCCAATCATTAA